A window of Photobacterium toruni genomic DNA:
CCCTACTTTTTTCTGGTTTCTATTTAACTAAGGCGTAATTAACTACATATAACTCTTCGATACCCGGATAAATATCGTGAATAACTGCTTTTAATTCAGCTAACGTCATATTTTCTTGCTGTGCGTGAAAATTATTAAGATCATTAAATGCAATCGGCTCAACAGTTAATATATTTAAACGGCAAAACCAACGTCCCTCTTCATACGTTGATACATCAACAGTCGTGCCTGGTACATAATGACTCTCAGCCTCATCACGAATAGTTATTGTTTTTTTTCCTGACAGAATATCGTTTTCAAAACGTGAAAAAAATGTCATTTCCGTTGGGATTATGGTCGATGTCATTATGATGTCCTTGAATACCGAATAAATTTTCGCCATAGAGTAACCATAAATATTTAAAAGTAAACGGACAATAACAAAACAAACGAAATATTTAAGTAAGATAAATAAGCTTTATCCTTTAATGTTAAAAATAAAATATCATTTATTTTCAATTTGTTAGCCTTTATTTCTTTAGTTATTCATTAAAATAGCCGCGACTTCACAGATATATCTATATGAAATGGTCTAAGATGTTGATAGACAAGTTTTATCTAGTCCAATTTAATGCGTGGAGGATGCTATGTGGCAGGCTATTTCTCACCAATTATCAGAAGTACTTGGTCGACCGTTCAAAATAAATGAGCGTGAGGCTATTCAAGGCGGTGATGTTAACCAATGTTATTGTGTTGGCGATGGCGACGAACGTTTTTTTATTAAGCTAAATGATAAAGAGCAACTCACTGTTTTTGAAACAGAAGCTGAAAGTTTACGTATCCTCAATGAAGCAGATTGTGTTCAAGTTCCTCAACACTTTCATCTTGGTACTTGCCGTGATAAATCCTTCCTAATTTTAAATTATCTTCCAACTAAAGCTATTGATGACGATGCTGGCTATAAACTTGGTCAACAATTGGCACAACTTCATTTATGGGGGGAACAAGTTGAATACGGGTTTGATTTCGATAACTATATAGGTTTAACACCTCAACCTAATAAATGGCGTCGTCGTTGGGATAAGTTTTTTGCAGAACAGCGTATCGAATGGCAATTACAACTTTGTGAAGAAAAAGGGCTCCACTTTGGTGATATTGACACGATAACAGCCAATGTTGCACGACGTTTAAGTAATCATCAACCTAAACCCGCACTACTCCATGGTGACTTATGGCATGGTAATACTGCATTAACGGTATCAGGACCCATTATTTTTGATCCCGCCACATATTGGGGCGATCGTGAATGTGATATTGCGATGACAGAATTATTTGGTGGCTTTCCCGCTAGTTTCTATAAAGGCTATCAATCGGTCTATCCATTAGATGAAGGCTATCAAGACCGTAAAGATCTTTATAATCTTTATCACATACTCAACCATTGCAATCTGTTTGGCGGTGAATATATGGGTCAAGCACAACATATTATTACTAAGTTAATGCTGGAATAGAAACAACAAATGTATATTTTATTCGTGTAACACCAACACTATTGCCACGCAGTGTTGGTGTTTTTCTCTCTCGTATTCGCAAAATAGATAACGAACAACTAGGCTCAATAATGATATATCGCACAATGAATCAAACAATACCGTTAATGTCTGTATTAAGGATCTGTTATGCACAAATATTCAAATCAAAACGTTAACTGCCCACATTGTGGCCATATCATAAAAATCCCTCTCGATGCGAGTGCTGGTAGTCAGGAGTTCTATGATGACTGTTCTATTTGCTGTAATCCAATTCATTTAACGATGGAGGTTGATGAGCTACACAAGACAATTAATCTATTTGTTGATGCCGATGACGAACAGATATTTTAATCCTATTGTTTAGCAGCGACTACTCGCTCAACAGTATCAACAATCGCTTGTGTTTGTGGATCAATTTCAATATTAATTACATCATTTATGATACGGTTTTGAAGGTTTGTTCGTTGTAACGTTTCAGGAATTAAATTCACATTAAAACAATTATCTTTAACCTTACCTATCGTTAAACTAATGCCATCAATACCAATATATCCTTTAGCAAAAATATATTTCATCAAATGGGACGGCATAGAAAACCATACTTGATGATTATTTTCAGAGATATTCACTGCTGATACAGTCGCTGTTGCCATAATATGTCCAGACATTGCATGACCACCAATTTCATCACCAAATTTAGCTGCTCGTTCAACATTGACATAATCACCTTCTTTAAGCAGCCCTAAATTAGTCACATTCAACGTTTCCTGCATTAAATCAAAAGAAACTAATTGCTGTTCAATATGAGTTACTGTTAGGCAACAACCATTATGGGCTACAGATGCACCTAATGTTAACCCTTGCATTAGTTCACTCGGCAACTTAATGGTATGTGTTTGAAAATTATGTTTTTTATCAATACTAATAACTCGTGCTACACCTTGTATAATGCCAGTAAACATATCATTCCTTATACTTATTGAATTTCATTGTTCTATTATTAATCTTTCGACCTATCCAATATCATTCAATTTAACAATACTTACATTAAATAAAATAACAAATTATTCAGTATTTTTGTCAAAATTTACTTTTTGACATTGAGGTGACACTTTACAATATGATCAGCGTATTACTTGTATAACAATAAAAGTTAGCCTATTTTATCTAACTTTTTCTATTCTCTACACTTAACTAATAAATATAATACGCATTAAAGGTAATCTAATGACTGCTAACGTCTCATCGACCGTTACACGGCCTCTACAGCAACAACATAAGCAATCTACTTTGCGAATAGCACTTATTAGCTTATTAGTCGTATTATCTGGGTACTATATTTGGGTACTTTACAAAGCAGTAACACCGAATGTTAGTCTGGCATATAAAGCTTATTATATTAAAAATAAGACGTTATATTGGCAACCCACACAGCCTAACCTTGAATTAACAATACCCAGCACTCTAAATGTTACGGACAATATACCTAATTTGTCCCGCATGGGCTGGCACTTTGATACGAATAATAAGACACGAGAATTGGCGCAACAAGGTGGCTTCTATTTTACCCTCGCGGCGATGCCGACAACCGATATCGAAATTAAATTTACCGTAGCGAAAACATCACTGCCAATAAAACCGCTTACATTTACCTTTAATCACCATCAAGGCATATTGCAAGCGCAGGGAAATTCATTAGTTGCTCAATTACCCCCACAACAATTTTTGCCGACAGCGCTACAATTGCAAACATTTATATTAACAACGCCAACACCGCTACAAGTGACTTCGATTAGCTTAGCATCAATGCATACCGATACTTTACCTTTGCCATATAATACTAACCCTTTAAATCAAAAAATCGGGAATATAAAATGAATCATCAACCAAACCCGCTTGATTATCGTTTATCGCTTCTTGTGCCTGTTTACAATGAAGAAGTTGCTATTGAGCCCTTCTTAGATGCTATTAATGATAAATTGAGTAGTATTCGTTCACATATCGATATCGTATTTATCAATGACGGCAGTAAAGATAATACCAAGCATGTTATTGAAAATATGATAGAGCAAGATTCAAGCATCTCATTAATAAACTTTGCCCGTAACTTTGGCAAAGAGGCAGCAATGACAGCGGGTTTAGATTATGTTCAAGGTGACGCCGCAGTTATTATGGATGTTGATTTACAAGATCCACCAGAAGTGATCCTTGAGTTTGTGAAATTATGGCTTACTGGCGACTATGACACCATTTATGGCGTACGTGTAGACCGTTCTCAAGATACTTACACCAAACGATTAACCGCAGGCGGATTTTATCGTTTCTTTAATTTCTTATCAGCTGAAACAACATTACCTGAAAATGCAGGCGATTTTAGATTAATTAATCGCTGTGTAATTGAAACGGTTAAACAATTACCTGAACGTAATCGCTTTATGAAAGGTTTACTAGCATGGTCATCATTACGTGCTACTGGCGTTAATTTTCAACGTCCTGAACGTCTTGTCGGTGATACAAAGTTCAATTATTGGAAGCTGTGGAACTTCGCAATGGACGGCATTACTAGTTTTACAGCATGGCCATTACGAGTATGGGGCTTTGTTGGTTTTGGTATCTCTTTTTTATCTTTCATCTTTTTAATGTATATCGTTATAAGTGCATTATGTTTTGGTGTCCATACTCCTGGCTATGCTTCTACTATTTCAGTGGTACTTTTTTTAGGTGGTATTCAGCTTATATCTCTTGGCGTAATTGGTGGTTATGTCAGCCGTATTTATACCGAACTAAAACATCGACCAATTTATTTAGTTGAAGATGTGTATGGTAACTATAAAAACAACCAGCAACAATCAGACAACCAGCACCACACTAAAATAACCTTAGACAAGTATAGCAACCGTTATGAATGAGTCTTTGCTAAAACATTTTTGGCAGCTTAACCGTTTCGCTATTGTTGGGTTACTCGCCACAGCGGTTCACTTGTCGATCGTACGATTATACTTTTTTCAAATGGCACACCCATCAGAATATATAGCCAATATTCTAGGATTTGGTGTTGCTTTTTTAGTATCGTATTTTGGTCATCGTCATTTTACTTTTGCCCAAAAAGGTTCGTTTTTTAAGTTCTTTGCAGTATCACTATTTGGTTTTTTAATTAATAACCTTATTTTGGTGACATTATTACAAACAGCGCATGTTAAAGGGTGGATAGCAGTAACCATTTCAACCTTATGTGTACCAATCATTACTTTTATTTTATCGAAATTTTGGGTCTTTAAATGAATCCCCTATCGCTTACAGACATTCGTCTTACTCGTAAAGATTGGTTAAATCTGATCTGTGCAGTCATTGTTAGTCGTATTGTGATCTATGCACTTGGTCTCTGGGGCGTAAGTATGTTCATGACGGGCCATTATGCAGAGCAACCTTTACTACAAACCGTTTGTCGTTTTGACTGCGTATGGTTTTATCGCATTATTGATAATGGTTATGATCTTGTTCCACAGTGGCTTGGTCAAAAAAATGCTGCCAATTGGGCGTTTATGCCCTTACAACCATTTTTAGGTTGGATATTTTCGCATTTAACTGCCTTTGAAAACCCAATAAATAACTATCGCTTTGGATTAGCATTTGCATCTAACCTTGCGTTCTTATTTAGTATTCCAATGCTATTAATGGTACTAAAGCAACTAAAAATTAGTGCCGCAACACGCTCAGTGATGGTATGGATAGTCTGTTTTTCACCCTATACTGTATATTCATCGGCGGGTTATACTGAACCCTTATTTATCGCATTAGTCGCTGGTGTATTCTTATTTAGTTATCGCCAGCAATGGGTTTGGGTCGCTATTTTAGGATTACTTGCAGCAATCACTCGTAACTTAGGTGTTTTTTTAGTTTTTCCTGTACTGGTTATTGCTATTCAACACTATGGCATTCAACATTTTTTACGATTTAAAACACCCGCATTAAAAGTCTTAGCCGCGATTTGGGTAATTCCATTTGGCTTTTTTTGCTTTATGACTTATATGTATTTTCATGTCGGTGATGCGCTGGCGTTTGGTCATATTCAAATAGCATGGGGACGTCAACTTACCAATCCATTCCATTGGTTACTCTTTGGGTTTGAAACAGGCGGCCCTAAATTATATCTCACCATTATGGCGCTACTTTCATTTGCACTTAATATTTATTTAGTTATTCGTAAACATTATGCCGAAGCACTATTTATGTTTATTTGCTTGATACTGCCACTTTCGTCCAGCCTTAATGCAATGCCACGTTATGCATTTGGTCTTTATCCAACCTTCCTTGGATTAGCTTTATTACTTGAACGTTACCCAAGTATAAAAACACCAATGTTATGTATTTTTAGTGCGGCAAGTACCTTTATTGCAATGGGATTCTTTGGTCATCATTTCTTTACCGTCTAACTTAGATCCCTTACTGTAAACTTAAGCTAACGGCCTTGATTATCCACTATTGAGGCTGTTTGTTTTTATATACATAAAATGTTAAATATTACTTGGCTTTATTAGTTTTATTTATATAATCCAGCCTCCTTTAGGGTGCATTATATAGTGACTAATAGCTATTAATTCCCTCCCCTCCTTCTTTCCTCATTTTTGGAGCTATGCTGAGTGCAAAACTACAGAAAAGAAACAGCACAATTACTCAAACTTGCTATACCCGTTTTAATTGCTTCAGTTGCTCAAACATCAATGGGCTTTGTTGATACCGTAATGGCGGGTGGTGTAAGCGCAACAGATATGGCGGCGGTTGCTGTAGCAGCAAGTATTTGGCTACCCTCGATTTTATTCGGGGTAGGTTTACTTATGGCGATTGTTCCTATCGTTGCTCAACTTAGCGGCTCAGGTAAAAAGGATAAAATACCGTTTGAGATTCAAACAGCTTTTATTCTCGCAGTATTGATTTCCATTCCTACTATGTTGATTCTGTACAATGCGGGAATTTTAATCCATTACATGGATGTCGAGCCAGTACTTGCTGAAAAGACCGTTGGCTATTTACATGCAGTATTATTCGCTGTACCTGCATTTTTATTTTTCCAAACCCTAAAAAGTTTCTCTGAAGGTTTATCGTTTACCATTCCTGGTATGGTGATTGGCTTTTTAGGACTTTTACTTAACATTCCGCTCAACTGGATTTTTGTTTACGGTAAATTTGGCATGCCTGCACTGGGTGGTGTTGGCTGTGGTATTGCAACCGCTATCGTGTATTGGTTCATGTTTTTTGCCATG
This region includes:
- the yqfB gene encoding N(4)-acetylcytidine aminohydrolase — encoded protein: MTSTIIPTEMTFFSRFENDILSGKKTITIRDEAESHYVPGTTVDVSTYEEGRWFCRLNILTVEPIAFNDLNNFHAQQENMTLAELKAVIHDIYPGIEELYVVNYALVK
- a CDS encoding fructosamine kinase family protein, which codes for MWQAISHQLSEVLGRPFKINEREAIQGGDVNQCYCVGDGDERFFIKLNDKEQLTVFETEAESLRILNEADCVQVPQHFHLGTCRDKSFLILNYLPTKAIDDDAGYKLGQQLAQLHLWGEQVEYGFDFDNYIGLTPQPNKWRRRWDKFFAEQRIEWQLQLCEEKGLHFGDIDTITANVARRLSNHQPKPALLHGDLWHGNTALTVSGPIIFDPATYWGDRECDIAMTELFGGFPASFYKGYQSVYPLDEGYQDRKDLYNLYHILNHCNLFGGEYMGQAQHIITKLMLE
- a CDS encoding CPXCG motif-containing cysteine-rich protein, yielding MHKYSNQNVNCPHCGHIIKIPLDASAGSQEFYDDCSICCNPIHLTMEVDELHKTINLFVDADDEQIF
- a CDS encoding riboflavin synthase subunit alpha, producing MFTGIIQGVARVISIDKKHNFQTHTIKLPSELMQGLTLGASVAHNGCCLTVTHIEQQLVSFDLMQETLNVTNLGLLKEGDYVNVERAAKFGDEIGGHAMSGHIMATATVSAVNISENNHQVWFSMPSHLMKYIFAKGYIGIDGISLTIGKVKDNCFNVNLIPETLQRTNLQNRIINDVINIEIDPQTQAIVDTVERVVAAKQ
- a CDS encoding glycosyltransferase family 2 protein → MNHQPNPLDYRLSLLVPVYNEEVAIEPFLDAINDKLSSIRSHIDIVFINDGSKDNTKHVIENMIEQDSSISLINFARNFGKEAAMTAGLDYVQGDAAVIMDVDLQDPPEVILEFVKLWLTGDYDTIYGVRVDRSQDTYTKRLTAGGFYRFFNFLSAETTLPENAGDFRLINRCVIETVKQLPERNRFMKGLLAWSSLRATGVNFQRPERLVGDTKFNYWKLWNFAMDGITSFTAWPLRVWGFVGFGISFLSFIFLMYIVISALCFGVHTPGYASTISVVLFLGGIQLISLGVIGGYVSRIYTELKHRPIYLVEDVYGNYKNNQQQSDNQHHTKITLDKYSNRYE
- a CDS encoding GtrA family protein, translated to MNESLLKHFWQLNRFAIVGLLATAVHLSIVRLYFFQMAHPSEYIANILGFGVAFLVSYFGHRHFTFAQKGSFFKFFAVSLFGFLINNLILVTLLQTAHVKGWIAVTISTLCVPIITFILSKFWVFK